Proteins encoded by one window of Cloeon dipterum chromosome 2, ieCloDipt1.1, whole genome shotgun sequence:
- the sw gene encoding cytoplasmic dynein 1 intermediate chain isoform X9 produces the protein MADRKAELERKKAKLQAIREEKERRRREKEQKEGSSLQWFRKMQANLEDATLRVASQGAGSMDQRKEVDDMLSSLGVAPVSDVLSSLSSLSSLPDNGHAGTTPENSIQPNAALTAAQLKAAKKNKLTQLSVVPVQLTNIPPSELVVYSKQTQTAGTGPERDGSLSPCSSSSSLKGYFEDWWRPRKGSTLDVSCSRIFLTFDQAEDEDHSLPPHLDGGGLFQSKLPPGILPHGLPQVKEVQPAITAVETEAAKHEHEKEIKELSEEQKQMIILSEDFRRFIDNAGRIMERALSEQVDVCIDYTGLLDGDEGSDEKSRARLSLNRVFVDERWSKSRCVTSLDWSPHYPELLLASYHINEDSPHDPDGVCLVWNTKFKKTTPEYIFHCQSPVMSSIFARFHPNLILGGTYSGQIVLWDNRVHKRTPIQRTPLSAAAHTHPVYCLNVVGTPNAHNLISISTDGRLCSWSLDNLSAPQETMELQNKQGKAMAIKSLAFPNNDVNNFVVGCEEGAICTACRHGSRAGVIETYEGHQGPVTGIHTHNVAGPIDFSHLFLSSSFDWTIKLWSLKENKPLYSLEDNGDYVYDVAWSPTHPALFAAVDGSGKLDLWNLNQETEAPMASVIVDGAPALNKVSWTQSGQHVTVGDDHGKIWVYDVGEQLATPRADEWSKFANTLQELKFNQVEEEVDKVTMSAGQGSGLSSLASSLSSSPNPIR, from the exons ATGGCGGATCGCAAGGCGGAATTGGAGAGGAAGAAGGCCAAACTGCAGGCCATCCGCGAGGAAAAGGAGCGGCGGAGGCGCGAGAAGGAGCAGAAAGAG GGTTCATCATTACAGTGGTTTCGGAAAATGCAAGCCAAT CTAGAAGATGCGACTCTTAGGGTGGCGTCGCAGGGCGCGGGCAGCATGGACCAGCGCAAGGAGGTGGACGACATGCTCAGCTCGCTTGGCGTGGCCCCCGTGTCGGACGTGCTGTCCTCTCTGTCCAGCCTCTCTTCCCTGCCGGACAACGGCCACGCGGGCACCACGCCCGAAAACAGCATCCAGCCGAACGCGGCGCTCACGGCCGCTCAGCTCAAGGCAGCAAA GAAGAACAAGCTGACTCAGCTGAGTGTGGTTCCTGTGCAGCTGACCAACATCCCACCCTCTGAACTGGTAGTCTAtagcaaacaaacacaaacgGCCGGCACGGGCCCCGAGCGAGACG GATCCCTCTCCCCATGTTCTTCCTCTTCTTCCCTCAAAGGATACTTTGAAGATTGGTGGAGGCCTCGCAAAG gTTCTACCTTAGATGTAAGCTGCAGCCGTATAT TTTTGACTTTCGACCAAGCCGAGGACGAGGACCactcgctgccgccgcaccTGGACGGGGGCGGCCTCTTCCAGAGCAAACTGCCCCCTGGAATCTTGCCGCACGGCCTTCCGCAGGTCAAGGAGGTGCAGCCGGCCATCACGGCCGTCGAAACCGAGGCTGCCAAACACGAGCACGAGAAAGAAA TCAAGGAACTGAGCGAGGAGCAGAAGCAAATGATAATTCTTTCCGAGGACTTCCGACGCTTCATCGACAACGCTGGGAGAATCATGGAGAGAGCTCTGTCAGAGCAGGTGGACGTCTGCATCGACTACACCGGGCTCCTGGACGGCGACGAGGGAAGTGACGAGAAATCTCGGGCCCGGCTTTCGCTGAATCGCGTGTTCGTGGACGAGCGCTGGTCCAAGAGCCGGTGCGTGACCTCTCTGGACTGGTCGCCGCACTACCCtgagctgctgctggccaGTTACCACATCAACGAAGACAGCCCGCACGACCCCGACGGCGTCTGCCTGGTGTGGAACACCAAATTCAAGAAGACCACGCCCGAATACATTTTCCACTGTCAGTCGCCGGTGATGTCGTCGATTTTCGCCCGCTTTCACCCAAACCTGATCCTCGGAGGCACGTACTCTGGCCAAATCGTGTTGTGGGACAACCGAGTGCACAAACGGACGCCGATCCAGAGGACGCCGCtgtctgcggcggcgcacacGCACCCCGTCTACTGTCTGAACGTGGTCGGCACGCCGAATGCACACAACCTCATCTCCATCTCGACCGACGGCCGGCTCTGCTCTTGGAGCCTGGACAATCTGTCCGCGCCGCAGGAGACCATGGagctgcaaaacaaacaaggcAAGGCCATGGCCATCAAGAGCCTCGCCTTCCCCAACAACGACGTCAACAATTTCGTGGTTGGCTGTGAAGAAGGTGCCATTTGTACAG CTTGTAGACACGGGTCTCGAGCAGGTGTGATAGAAACTTACGAGGGGCACCAGGGACCAGTGACCGGCATCCACACCCACAATGTGGCCGGACCCATCGACTTCTCCCACCTTTTCCTCTCCTCCTCTTTCGACTGGACCATCAAGCTGTGGAGCTTAAAG gAAAACAAGCCGCTGTATTCGTTGGAGGACAATGGCGACTACGTGTACGACGTGGCGTGGTCGCCAACTCACCCAGCCCTGTTCGCGGCCGTGGACGGCTCTGGCAAGCTGGACCTCTGGAATCTGAACCAAGAGACAGAGGCGCCTATGGCCAGCGTCATTGTCGATGGTGCTCCTGCTTTGAACAAGGTTTCGTGGACTCAGTCTGGCCAGCATGTGACGGTCGGCGACGATCACGGCAAAATCTGGGTTTACGACGTTGGCGAg CAACTGGCCACGCCGAGAGCAGACGAGTGGAGCAAATTCGCCAACACACTGCAAGAGCTCAAGTTTAACCAAGTAGAAGAGGAGGTAGACAAAGTTACGATGAGTGCTGGCCAAGGCAGCGGACTGAGCAGCCTGGCGTCCTCCCTCTCCTCGAGCCCCAACCCGATAAGATGA
- the sw gene encoding cytoplasmic dynein 1 intermediate chain isoform X2, translating into MADRKAELERKKAKLQAIREEKERRRREKEQKEGSSLQWFRKMQANLEDATLRVASQGAGSMDQRKEVDDMLSSLGVAPVSDVLSSLSSLSSLPDNGHAGTTPENSIQPNAALTAAQLKAAKKNKLTQLSVVPVQLTNIPPSELVVYSKQTQTAGTGPERDGSLSPCSSSSSLKGYFEDWWRPRKGSTLDVSCSRIYEYNLNPALEWEDEFTAEDEDHSLPPHLDGGGLFQSKLPPGILPHGLPQVKEVQPAITAVETEAAKHEHEKEIKELSEEQKQMIILSEDFRRFIDNAGRIMERALSEQVDVCIDYTGLLDGDEGSDEKSRARLSLNRVFVDERWSKSRCVTSLDWSPHYPELLLASYHINEDSPHDPDGVCLVWNTKFKKTTPEYIFHCQSPVMSSIFARFHPNLILGGTYSGQIVLWDNRVHKRTPIQRTPLSAAAHTHPVYCLNVVGTPNAHNLISISTDGRLCSWSLDNLSAPQETMELQNKQGKAMAIKSLAFPNNDVNNFVVGCEEGAICTACRHGSRAGVIETYEGHQGPVTGIHTHNVAGPIDFSHLFLSSSFDWTIKLWSLKENKPLYSLEDNGDYVYDVAWSPTHPALFAAVDGSGKLDLWNLNQETEAPMASVIVDGAPALNKVSWTQSGQHVTVGDDHGKIWVYDVGEQLATPRADEWSKFANTLQELKFNQVEEEVDKVTMSAGQGSGLSSLASSLSSSPNPIR; encoded by the exons ATGGCGGATCGCAAGGCGGAATTGGAGAGGAAGAAGGCCAAACTGCAGGCCATCCGCGAGGAAAAGGAGCGGCGGAGGCGCGAGAAGGAGCAGAAAGAG GGTTCATCATTACAGTGGTTTCGGAAAATGCAAGCCAAT CTAGAAGATGCGACTCTTAGGGTGGCGTCGCAGGGCGCGGGCAGCATGGACCAGCGCAAGGAGGTGGACGACATGCTCAGCTCGCTTGGCGTGGCCCCCGTGTCGGACGTGCTGTCCTCTCTGTCCAGCCTCTCTTCCCTGCCGGACAACGGCCACGCGGGCACCACGCCCGAAAACAGCATCCAGCCGAACGCGGCGCTCACGGCCGCTCAGCTCAAGGCAGCAAA GAAGAACAAGCTGACTCAGCTGAGTGTGGTTCCTGTGCAGCTGACCAACATCCCACCCTCTGAACTGGTAGTCTAtagcaaacaaacacaaacgGCCGGCACGGGCCCCGAGCGAGACG GATCCCTCTCCCCATGTTCTTCCTCTTCTTCCCTCAAAGGATACTTTGAAGATTGGTGGAGGCCTCGCAAAG gTTCTACCTTAGATGTAAGCTGCAGCCGTATAT ACGAATACAATCTAAACCCAGCTTTAGAGTGGGAGGATGAATTCACAG CCGAGGACGAGGACCactcgctgccgccgcaccTGGACGGGGGCGGCCTCTTCCAGAGCAAACTGCCCCCTGGAATCTTGCCGCACGGCCTTCCGCAGGTCAAGGAGGTGCAGCCGGCCATCACGGCCGTCGAAACCGAGGCTGCCAAACACGAGCACGAGAAAGAAA TCAAGGAACTGAGCGAGGAGCAGAAGCAAATGATAATTCTTTCCGAGGACTTCCGACGCTTCATCGACAACGCTGGGAGAATCATGGAGAGAGCTCTGTCAGAGCAGGTGGACGTCTGCATCGACTACACCGGGCTCCTGGACGGCGACGAGGGAAGTGACGAGAAATCTCGGGCCCGGCTTTCGCTGAATCGCGTGTTCGTGGACGAGCGCTGGTCCAAGAGCCGGTGCGTGACCTCTCTGGACTGGTCGCCGCACTACCCtgagctgctgctggccaGTTACCACATCAACGAAGACAGCCCGCACGACCCCGACGGCGTCTGCCTGGTGTGGAACACCAAATTCAAGAAGACCACGCCCGAATACATTTTCCACTGTCAGTCGCCGGTGATGTCGTCGATTTTCGCCCGCTTTCACCCAAACCTGATCCTCGGAGGCACGTACTCTGGCCAAATCGTGTTGTGGGACAACCGAGTGCACAAACGGACGCCGATCCAGAGGACGCCGCtgtctgcggcggcgcacacGCACCCCGTCTACTGTCTGAACGTGGTCGGCACGCCGAATGCACACAACCTCATCTCCATCTCGACCGACGGCCGGCTCTGCTCTTGGAGCCTGGACAATCTGTCCGCGCCGCAGGAGACCATGGagctgcaaaacaaacaaggcAAGGCCATGGCCATCAAGAGCCTCGCCTTCCCCAACAACGACGTCAACAATTTCGTGGTTGGCTGTGAAGAAGGTGCCATTTGTACAG CTTGTAGACACGGGTCTCGAGCAGGTGTGATAGAAACTTACGAGGGGCACCAGGGACCAGTGACCGGCATCCACACCCACAATGTGGCCGGACCCATCGACTTCTCCCACCTTTTCCTCTCCTCCTCTTTCGACTGGACCATCAAGCTGTGGAGCTTAAAG gAAAACAAGCCGCTGTATTCGTTGGAGGACAATGGCGACTACGTGTACGACGTGGCGTGGTCGCCAACTCACCCAGCCCTGTTCGCGGCCGTGGACGGCTCTGGCAAGCTGGACCTCTGGAATCTGAACCAAGAGACAGAGGCGCCTATGGCCAGCGTCATTGTCGATGGTGCTCCTGCTTTGAACAAGGTTTCGTGGACTCAGTCTGGCCAGCATGTGACGGTCGGCGACGATCACGGCAAAATCTGGGTTTACGACGTTGGCGAg CAACTGGCCACGCCGAGAGCAGACGAGTGGAGCAAATTCGCCAACACACTGCAAGAGCTCAAGTTTAACCAAGTAGAAGAGGAGGTAGACAAAGTTACGATGAGTGCTGGCCAAGGCAGCGGACTGAGCAGCCTGGCGTCCTCCCTCTCCTCGAGCCCCAACCCGATAAGATGA
- the sw gene encoding cytoplasmic dynein 1 intermediate chain isoform X8, with the protein MADRKAELERKKAKLQAIREEKERRRREKEQKEGSSLQWFRKMQANLEDATLRVASQGAGSMDQRKEVDDMLSSLGVAPVSDVLSSLSSLSSLPDNGHAGTTPENSIQPNAALTAAQLKAAKKNKLTQLSVVPVQLTNIPPSELVVYSKQTQTAGTGPERDGSLSPCSSSSSLKGYFEDWWRPRKGSTLDVSCSRISHAFDYYAEDEDHSLPPHLDGGGLFQSKLPPGILPHGLPQVKEVQPAITAVETEAAKHEHEKEIKELSEEQKQMIILSEDFRRFIDNAGRIMERALSEQVDVCIDYTGLLDGDEGSDEKSRARLSLNRVFVDERWSKSRCVTSLDWSPHYPELLLASYHINEDSPHDPDGVCLVWNTKFKKTTPEYIFHCQSPVMSSIFARFHPNLILGGTYSGQIVLWDNRVHKRTPIQRTPLSAAAHTHPVYCLNVVGTPNAHNLISISTDGRLCSWSLDNLSAPQETMELQNKQGKAMAIKSLAFPNNDVNNFVVGCEEGAICTACRHGSRAGVIETYEGHQGPVTGIHTHNVAGPIDFSHLFLSSSFDWTIKLWSLKENKPLYSLEDNGDYVYDVAWSPTHPALFAAVDGSGKLDLWNLNQETEAPMASVIVDGAPALNKVSWTQSGQHVTVGDDHGKIWVYDVGEQLATPRADEWSKFANTLQELKFNQVEEEVDKVTMSAGQGSGLSSLASSLSSSPNPIR; encoded by the exons ATGGCGGATCGCAAGGCGGAATTGGAGAGGAAGAAGGCCAAACTGCAGGCCATCCGCGAGGAAAAGGAGCGGCGGAGGCGCGAGAAGGAGCAGAAAGAG GGTTCATCATTACAGTGGTTTCGGAAAATGCAAGCCAAT CTAGAAGATGCGACTCTTAGGGTGGCGTCGCAGGGCGCGGGCAGCATGGACCAGCGCAAGGAGGTGGACGACATGCTCAGCTCGCTTGGCGTGGCCCCCGTGTCGGACGTGCTGTCCTCTCTGTCCAGCCTCTCTTCCCTGCCGGACAACGGCCACGCGGGCACCACGCCCGAAAACAGCATCCAGCCGAACGCGGCGCTCACGGCCGCTCAGCTCAAGGCAGCAAA GAAGAACAAGCTGACTCAGCTGAGTGTGGTTCCTGTGCAGCTGACCAACATCCCACCCTCTGAACTGGTAGTCTAtagcaaacaaacacaaacgGCCGGCACGGGCCCCGAGCGAGACG GATCCCTCTCCCCATGTTCTTCCTCTTCTTCCCTCAAAGGATACTTTGAAGATTGGTGGAGGCCTCGCAAAG gTTCTACCTTAGATGTAAGCTGCAGCCGTATAT CTCATGCATTCGACTATTACG CCGAGGACGAGGACCactcgctgccgccgcaccTGGACGGGGGCGGCCTCTTCCAGAGCAAACTGCCCCCTGGAATCTTGCCGCACGGCCTTCCGCAGGTCAAGGAGGTGCAGCCGGCCATCACGGCCGTCGAAACCGAGGCTGCCAAACACGAGCACGAGAAAGAAA TCAAGGAACTGAGCGAGGAGCAGAAGCAAATGATAATTCTTTCCGAGGACTTCCGACGCTTCATCGACAACGCTGGGAGAATCATGGAGAGAGCTCTGTCAGAGCAGGTGGACGTCTGCATCGACTACACCGGGCTCCTGGACGGCGACGAGGGAAGTGACGAGAAATCTCGGGCCCGGCTTTCGCTGAATCGCGTGTTCGTGGACGAGCGCTGGTCCAAGAGCCGGTGCGTGACCTCTCTGGACTGGTCGCCGCACTACCCtgagctgctgctggccaGTTACCACATCAACGAAGACAGCCCGCACGACCCCGACGGCGTCTGCCTGGTGTGGAACACCAAATTCAAGAAGACCACGCCCGAATACATTTTCCACTGTCAGTCGCCGGTGATGTCGTCGATTTTCGCCCGCTTTCACCCAAACCTGATCCTCGGAGGCACGTACTCTGGCCAAATCGTGTTGTGGGACAACCGAGTGCACAAACGGACGCCGATCCAGAGGACGCCGCtgtctgcggcggcgcacacGCACCCCGTCTACTGTCTGAACGTGGTCGGCACGCCGAATGCACACAACCTCATCTCCATCTCGACCGACGGCCGGCTCTGCTCTTGGAGCCTGGACAATCTGTCCGCGCCGCAGGAGACCATGGagctgcaaaacaaacaaggcAAGGCCATGGCCATCAAGAGCCTCGCCTTCCCCAACAACGACGTCAACAATTTCGTGGTTGGCTGTGAAGAAGGTGCCATTTGTACAG CTTGTAGACACGGGTCTCGAGCAGGTGTGATAGAAACTTACGAGGGGCACCAGGGACCAGTGACCGGCATCCACACCCACAATGTGGCCGGACCCATCGACTTCTCCCACCTTTTCCTCTCCTCCTCTTTCGACTGGACCATCAAGCTGTGGAGCTTAAAG gAAAACAAGCCGCTGTATTCGTTGGAGGACAATGGCGACTACGTGTACGACGTGGCGTGGTCGCCAACTCACCCAGCCCTGTTCGCGGCCGTGGACGGCTCTGGCAAGCTGGACCTCTGGAATCTGAACCAAGAGACAGAGGCGCCTATGGCCAGCGTCATTGTCGATGGTGCTCCTGCTTTGAACAAGGTTTCGTGGACTCAGTCTGGCCAGCATGTGACGGTCGGCGACGATCACGGCAAAATCTGGGTTTACGACGTTGGCGAg CAACTGGCCACGCCGAGAGCAGACGAGTGGAGCAAATTCGCCAACACACTGCAAGAGCTCAAGTTTAACCAAGTAGAAGAGGAGGTAGACAAAGTTACGATGAGTGCTGGCCAAGGCAGCGGACTGAGCAGCCTGGCGTCCTCCCTCTCCTCGAGCCCCAACCCGATAAGATGA
- the sw gene encoding cytoplasmic dynein 1 intermediate chain isoform X3 codes for MADRKAELERKKAKLQAIREEKERRRREKEQKEGSSLQWFRKMQANLEDATLRVASQGAGSMDQRKEVDDMLSSLGVAPVSDVLSSLSSLSSLPDNGHAGTTPENSIQPNAALTAAQLKAAKKNKLTQLSVVPVQLTNIPPSELVVYSKQTQTAGTGPERDGSLSPCSSSSSLKGYFEDWWRPRKGSTLDVSCSRISHAFDYYVLTFDQAEDEDHSLPPHLDGGGLFQSKLPPGILPHGLPQVKEVQPAITAVETEAAKHEHEKEIKELSEEQKQMIILSEDFRRFIDNAGRIMERALSEQVDVCIDYTGLLDGDEGSDEKSRARLSLNRVFVDERWSKSRCVTSLDWSPHYPELLLASYHINEDSPHDPDGVCLVWNTKFKKTTPEYIFHCQSPVMSSIFARFHPNLILGGTYSGQIVLWDNRVHKRTPIQRTPLSAAAHTHPVYCLNVVGTPNAHNLISISTDGRLCSWSLDNLSAPQETMELQNKQGKAMAIKSLAFPNNDVNNFVVGCEEGAICTACRHGSRAGVIETYEGHQGPVTGIHTHNVAGPIDFSHLFLSSSFDWTIKLWSLKENKPLYSLEDNGDYVYDVAWSPTHPALFAAVDGSGKLDLWNLNQETEAPMASVIVDGAPALNKVSWTQSGQHVTVGDDHGKIWVYDVGEQLATPRADEWSKFANTLQELKFNQVEEEVDKVTMSAGQGSGLSSLASSLSSSPNPIR; via the exons ATGGCGGATCGCAAGGCGGAATTGGAGAGGAAGAAGGCCAAACTGCAGGCCATCCGCGAGGAAAAGGAGCGGCGGAGGCGCGAGAAGGAGCAGAAAGAG GGTTCATCATTACAGTGGTTTCGGAAAATGCAAGCCAAT CTAGAAGATGCGACTCTTAGGGTGGCGTCGCAGGGCGCGGGCAGCATGGACCAGCGCAAGGAGGTGGACGACATGCTCAGCTCGCTTGGCGTGGCCCCCGTGTCGGACGTGCTGTCCTCTCTGTCCAGCCTCTCTTCCCTGCCGGACAACGGCCACGCGGGCACCACGCCCGAAAACAGCATCCAGCCGAACGCGGCGCTCACGGCCGCTCAGCTCAAGGCAGCAAA GAAGAACAAGCTGACTCAGCTGAGTGTGGTTCCTGTGCAGCTGACCAACATCCCACCCTCTGAACTGGTAGTCTAtagcaaacaaacacaaacgGCCGGCACGGGCCCCGAGCGAGACG GATCCCTCTCCCCATGTTCTTCCTCTTCTTCCCTCAAAGGATACTTTGAAGATTGGTGGAGGCCTCGCAAAG gTTCTACCTTAGATGTAAGCTGCAGCCGTATAT CTCATGCATTCGACTATTACG TTTTGACTTTCGACCAAGCCGAGGACGAGGACCactcgctgccgccgcaccTGGACGGGGGCGGCCTCTTCCAGAGCAAACTGCCCCCTGGAATCTTGCCGCACGGCCTTCCGCAGGTCAAGGAGGTGCAGCCGGCCATCACGGCCGTCGAAACCGAGGCTGCCAAACACGAGCACGAGAAAGAAA TCAAGGAACTGAGCGAGGAGCAGAAGCAAATGATAATTCTTTCCGAGGACTTCCGACGCTTCATCGACAACGCTGGGAGAATCATGGAGAGAGCTCTGTCAGAGCAGGTGGACGTCTGCATCGACTACACCGGGCTCCTGGACGGCGACGAGGGAAGTGACGAGAAATCTCGGGCCCGGCTTTCGCTGAATCGCGTGTTCGTGGACGAGCGCTGGTCCAAGAGCCGGTGCGTGACCTCTCTGGACTGGTCGCCGCACTACCCtgagctgctgctggccaGTTACCACATCAACGAAGACAGCCCGCACGACCCCGACGGCGTCTGCCTGGTGTGGAACACCAAATTCAAGAAGACCACGCCCGAATACATTTTCCACTGTCAGTCGCCGGTGATGTCGTCGATTTTCGCCCGCTTTCACCCAAACCTGATCCTCGGAGGCACGTACTCTGGCCAAATCGTGTTGTGGGACAACCGAGTGCACAAACGGACGCCGATCCAGAGGACGCCGCtgtctgcggcggcgcacacGCACCCCGTCTACTGTCTGAACGTGGTCGGCACGCCGAATGCACACAACCTCATCTCCATCTCGACCGACGGCCGGCTCTGCTCTTGGAGCCTGGACAATCTGTCCGCGCCGCAGGAGACCATGGagctgcaaaacaaacaaggcAAGGCCATGGCCATCAAGAGCCTCGCCTTCCCCAACAACGACGTCAACAATTTCGTGGTTGGCTGTGAAGAAGGTGCCATTTGTACAG CTTGTAGACACGGGTCTCGAGCAGGTGTGATAGAAACTTACGAGGGGCACCAGGGACCAGTGACCGGCATCCACACCCACAATGTGGCCGGACCCATCGACTTCTCCCACCTTTTCCTCTCCTCCTCTTTCGACTGGACCATCAAGCTGTGGAGCTTAAAG gAAAACAAGCCGCTGTATTCGTTGGAGGACAATGGCGACTACGTGTACGACGTGGCGTGGTCGCCAACTCACCCAGCCCTGTTCGCGGCCGTGGACGGCTCTGGCAAGCTGGACCTCTGGAATCTGAACCAAGAGACAGAGGCGCCTATGGCCAGCGTCATTGTCGATGGTGCTCCTGCTTTGAACAAGGTTTCGTGGACTCAGTCTGGCCAGCATGTGACGGTCGGCGACGATCACGGCAAAATCTGGGTTTACGACGTTGGCGAg CAACTGGCCACGCCGAGAGCAGACGAGTGGAGCAAATTCGCCAACACACTGCAAGAGCTCAAGTTTAACCAAGTAGAAGAGGAGGTAGACAAAGTTACGATGAGTGCTGGCCAAGGCAGCGGACTGAGCAGCCTGGCGTCCTCCCTCTCCTCGAGCCCCAACCCGATAAGATGA
- the sw gene encoding cytoplasmic dynein 1 intermediate chain isoform X1, translated as MADRKAELERKKAKLQAIREEKERRRREKEQKEGSSLQWFRKMQANLEDATLRVASQGAGSMDQRKEVDDMLSSLGVAPVSDVLSSLSSLSSLPDNGHAGTTPENSIQPNAALTAAQLKAAKKNKLTQLSVVPVQLTNIPPSELVVYSKQTQTAGTGPERDGSLSPCSSSSSLKGYFEDWWRPRKGSTLDVSCSRISHAFDYYDEYNLNPALEWEDEFTAEDEDHSLPPHLDGGGLFQSKLPPGILPHGLPQVKEVQPAITAVETEAAKHEHEKEIKELSEEQKQMIILSEDFRRFIDNAGRIMERALSEQVDVCIDYTGLLDGDEGSDEKSRARLSLNRVFVDERWSKSRCVTSLDWSPHYPELLLASYHINEDSPHDPDGVCLVWNTKFKKTTPEYIFHCQSPVMSSIFARFHPNLILGGTYSGQIVLWDNRVHKRTPIQRTPLSAAAHTHPVYCLNVVGTPNAHNLISISTDGRLCSWSLDNLSAPQETMELQNKQGKAMAIKSLAFPNNDVNNFVVGCEEGAICTACRHGSRAGVIETYEGHQGPVTGIHTHNVAGPIDFSHLFLSSSFDWTIKLWSLKENKPLYSLEDNGDYVYDVAWSPTHPALFAAVDGSGKLDLWNLNQETEAPMASVIVDGAPALNKVSWTQSGQHVTVGDDHGKIWVYDVGEQLATPRADEWSKFANTLQELKFNQVEEEVDKVTMSAGQGSGLSSLASSLSSSPNPIR; from the exons ATGGCGGATCGCAAGGCGGAATTGGAGAGGAAGAAGGCCAAACTGCAGGCCATCCGCGAGGAAAAGGAGCGGCGGAGGCGCGAGAAGGAGCAGAAAGAG GGTTCATCATTACAGTGGTTTCGGAAAATGCAAGCCAAT CTAGAAGATGCGACTCTTAGGGTGGCGTCGCAGGGCGCGGGCAGCATGGACCAGCGCAAGGAGGTGGACGACATGCTCAGCTCGCTTGGCGTGGCCCCCGTGTCGGACGTGCTGTCCTCTCTGTCCAGCCTCTCTTCCCTGCCGGACAACGGCCACGCGGGCACCACGCCCGAAAACAGCATCCAGCCGAACGCGGCGCTCACGGCCGCTCAGCTCAAGGCAGCAAA GAAGAACAAGCTGACTCAGCTGAGTGTGGTTCCTGTGCAGCTGACCAACATCCCACCCTCTGAACTGGTAGTCTAtagcaaacaaacacaaacgGCCGGCACGGGCCCCGAGCGAGACG GATCCCTCTCCCCATGTTCTTCCTCTTCTTCCCTCAAAGGATACTTTGAAGATTGGTGGAGGCCTCGCAAAG gTTCTACCTTAGATGTAAGCTGCAGCCGTATAT CTCATGCATTCGACTATTACG ACGAATACAATCTAAACCCAGCTTTAGAGTGGGAGGATGAATTCACAG CCGAGGACGAGGACCactcgctgccgccgcaccTGGACGGGGGCGGCCTCTTCCAGAGCAAACTGCCCCCTGGAATCTTGCCGCACGGCCTTCCGCAGGTCAAGGAGGTGCAGCCGGCCATCACGGCCGTCGAAACCGAGGCTGCCAAACACGAGCACGAGAAAGAAA TCAAGGAACTGAGCGAGGAGCAGAAGCAAATGATAATTCTTTCCGAGGACTTCCGACGCTTCATCGACAACGCTGGGAGAATCATGGAGAGAGCTCTGTCAGAGCAGGTGGACGTCTGCATCGACTACACCGGGCTCCTGGACGGCGACGAGGGAAGTGACGAGAAATCTCGGGCCCGGCTTTCGCTGAATCGCGTGTTCGTGGACGAGCGCTGGTCCAAGAGCCGGTGCGTGACCTCTCTGGACTGGTCGCCGCACTACCCtgagctgctgctggccaGTTACCACATCAACGAAGACAGCCCGCACGACCCCGACGGCGTCTGCCTGGTGTGGAACACCAAATTCAAGAAGACCACGCCCGAATACATTTTCCACTGTCAGTCGCCGGTGATGTCGTCGATTTTCGCCCGCTTTCACCCAAACCTGATCCTCGGAGGCACGTACTCTGGCCAAATCGTGTTGTGGGACAACCGAGTGCACAAACGGACGCCGATCCAGAGGACGCCGCtgtctgcggcggcgcacacGCACCCCGTCTACTGTCTGAACGTGGTCGGCACGCCGAATGCACACAACCTCATCTCCATCTCGACCGACGGCCGGCTCTGCTCTTGGAGCCTGGACAATCTGTCCGCGCCGCAGGAGACCATGGagctgcaaaacaaacaaggcAAGGCCATGGCCATCAAGAGCCTCGCCTTCCCCAACAACGACGTCAACAATTTCGTGGTTGGCTGTGAAGAAGGTGCCATTTGTACAG CTTGTAGACACGGGTCTCGAGCAGGTGTGATAGAAACTTACGAGGGGCACCAGGGACCAGTGACCGGCATCCACACCCACAATGTGGCCGGACCCATCGACTTCTCCCACCTTTTCCTCTCCTCCTCTTTCGACTGGACCATCAAGCTGTGGAGCTTAAAG gAAAACAAGCCGCTGTATTCGTTGGAGGACAATGGCGACTACGTGTACGACGTGGCGTGGTCGCCAACTCACCCAGCCCTGTTCGCGGCCGTGGACGGCTCTGGCAAGCTGGACCTCTGGAATCTGAACCAAGAGACAGAGGCGCCTATGGCCAGCGTCATTGTCGATGGTGCTCCTGCTTTGAACAAGGTTTCGTGGACTCAGTCTGGCCAGCATGTGACGGTCGGCGACGATCACGGCAAAATCTGGGTTTACGACGTTGGCGAg CAACTGGCCACGCCGAGAGCAGACGAGTGGAGCAAATTCGCCAACACACTGCAAGAGCTCAAGTTTAACCAAGTAGAAGAGGAGGTAGACAAAGTTACGATGAGTGCTGGCCAAGGCAGCGGACTGAGCAGCCTGGCGTCCTCCCTCTCCTCGAGCCCCAACCCGATAAGATGA